CGGAGCTCCATCGTCGCCGAAGGTCCGAGTAATCTGCACAAACCTATACGCCGCTTCAACCAGCTCATCCAGTACGAATTCGGAGACCGGGACTTTACCGAGGCGGTAGAGGCAGCGGGGCTGGAGCCGGCAGGAGCATCCAGGATCTTCGCCCGTGACATCTACATGAGGTCCATTAACAGCCCCTATAGCTACAATCTGTGGAGCTTTGAGCTTGCTCCCGACCGTCATGCCCCGAAGGATGAAGGGCACATGTGGGCGGACATCGGGCGGTTGTGGGCCTGTGTCACCAAAGTTGAGCACCTGAAGGTGTTTCTGCAAATGGTGAAGAGCCCCCCGCTGCTGGAAACAGAGGAGAGCTATAACGTGAACTTCAGTTCCTGGGACATGGGCATCGAGCCGGTGACCGACAGGGAATACGCCGAGTTCGTCCGCGAGAATGCCCCGGTATGGCGGGAAGCTTGGCACAAAGTTATGGGAGAGAACGCAATTATCCGCACCGAGGAGAAGTGGGACGGGCTGGTCAAGCATCTGGGCTACCAGTCGGTTTCTGTGCTGCATTCGGTCAGGGATACGCTTGCCAGGGCGATTACCACCGACAGGGAGCTTATCAGGGCCTCCCAGGAGCGGCTCAGGGAAGTGGAGATTGTCCCCGACGACCGCCTGGACCCGGTGCCGCTTACCCACCTCAAACTGGCCCGGGAGATAACCAAGAAGGTATTTCCCTACTCGCCGCCGGCTGGGGTATACGCTGCCAGTATTCCTCCAGCCAGCGACCGCACCCGGACGGCCGGACTGTACAGCACGGCCACGGGTGAGGTCTATATCGCTATGGAGCAGATGCCGAAGATGCGGAGAGTGATCGATACCCTGGTGCACGAACTGGCACATCACCGCCAGTACCGCCGCAGCGGTGAGGCCGACGATCTGACGCCCATCCACATGGAGGCGATGCAGGAGATTGCCGTCGAGGTGGTCAAGATTACCGCATTGAACGATCTCGATCACCTGTTCAAGGAGGTAACATGGTAATTTACCGACCGTTACAGGACCAGATGAATGATTTCATGCTCTTCGGAATGTCCATCCTCGTTATGGGATTCATCGCCGGCATAACGAAGTCCCTGGTAACCGATGAGCCGGAACCGGAGAAGAGATACGTGCCTATGACCGGAACGAAGAAACCGGCGGTCACCGTTGTCTGCCCCATCTGCGGTGAAGTTATCGCGGTGCCGGAATACAACTCAGTAACCAGGTCGGAGGCGTTGAAAAGGCACATTGATAAGCGGCACTCAACCATCGGGCTGCGCCCCCAGACCCTTCTTATCGAGGGCGGCGAGAGGGTACCGGCAGAGTACCGTGACCTCACCGTCTTCCTGCGAGACCCCTTACCGGAGTACAGCCTTATGACACTGCTGCCGGCGGTGGAAGTGGAGGCGGGAGAGAAGAAGATAGATGCCGTCATGAAGCAGCTCAAGGCCGGCGTCGAGGGTATCCAGGACAGCTACCAGTTCCGGCTCTTTCTTACCACTATGGCGAAGTTTCATGACTACTCCATTGGCAACCAGATCCTCATCATGCTGCAGAAGCCGGAAGCCACAAGGGTGGCTGGCTTCAACACATGGAAGGACTTGGGCCGATGGGTAAAGAAGGGCGAGAAGGGTATCGCCATCCTGGCGCCAGTATTACCGCCGAAGCCTAAGCTTGAGGAGAAGGAAGAGGAGGAGGAACTCAAGAAAATAGAGCTCAGCCCCGTCTACTTCAAAGTTGTTCACGTTTTTGATCTTTCCCAGACCGAAGGTGCCGAACTCCCTGAGTTTGAAGTGCCGGTACTCACTGGCGAGGTCAACGAGGAGCTTTTCGTTAGGCTGATGGACCGGATGAAATCAAGAGGTATCCGGGTGAGCTTCGAGTCCAGACCTCATCTTGAACCGGGGATAAAGGGGTTCTACACGCATGGTGAGATATGGGTACGTCCCGAGGAGCCGAGAGCGCAGCAGCTCAAGACACTGGTTCACGAAATAGCCCACTACTATTCTGAGGACGTCTTCCGGATACCACGTCAGGATGCCGAAACCATCGCCGAAAGCGCCGCCTATGTCGTTGGCGCCCACTACGGCTTCGATACCGGCGTCCGCTCTTTTCCCTATGTGGCTTTGTGGGCACGGGACAAGAAGGTGCTCGACCAGAACCTGAGCTCCATACGCCGGGTGGCCGGCACCATACTTGAGGAACTGGAGAAGGCAGGCTGACAATGGGCGGATTTCAAAACCAGGGTAATAACCCGGGATACATGCCACAGCAGACAGATGTTGTGGTCGAGATGGCCAGGTCATTGCAGGACGGGCAGGTGACTCCCTTAGAGACACAGAGGATAACGGATGCATGGCTGGCCTTCGGACTATCCCTGGCCTTCGGGACGGTTCTAGCGGTGCTGGTAAGGTCTATTATCGCCGAGGCGCTGGAGCCGAAACAGGAAGAGGTGGTCCAGCCGGTTATTGACTTCATGTTGCCGGATACGGAGGTCGACATCCTCGACAGGCTGATCAGAGAAAAGAGAAATGACCTCAACTGGGAGAAGTGGCCAGACGGAACGCTCAGCGACGCTAGAAAGTCGGTTTACAGGGACATCCTGGAAGGTTTCAATACCGTGGCCGAGGCGAAGGAGTACATTGAGGGACTACCCGAGGACAATGTCATCTTCACCACCCGGGGCGACGAGATATCCTTCTCCCTTATCAGGGCAATCATATCTGACATTGAAAGAAATCCCTGGCTGTCTCCATTCGGGACGGAGCGCCGGGAAAGAGGCCGGCAGCCGCTTCTCCTGCCGCTAATCATCAAATGCGCCTGGTGCGGTAAGTACCTGGGGGAGAAGGAGCCTTACGAGGATAAATCGGTAACACACGGGATATGTCCGGAATGCCTGGCGAAATATTTTCCGAAAAAAGATGGCTTGTCACCGCAAACCCACCACACCATTCCCCGGGATGAACTGAAACGGATCGCCGGGGAATATGGCTGGTGGGCAGCCAGGCAAGCCGAGGCTCTCTGTCCGTACGGCGACATCGCCTGCGTGGAAAGAGAAGCAAAGAGGCTATACGAAGTGATTAAACAAAGGAGAAGCACATGATCGCAACCCGGCGGAAACCATTCAGGACAGGCGCGTCAAAAGGTGTTACTCTGCCGAAGAAGTGCCGGATAGGAGAAACGGTAACGATGGCCTGCGGCGGAGGGCTGGCGCTTGTAGATCCTACCGGAGAGATACCGGAGGAAGACCTGATGCGTTTCTTCATTTTGTATGTGGTGCCGACATTCCGGGAATGGTGGAGACGGGAGCAAAGGAAGGGTGTACGCAAAAACCTGTCGGATTGGGAAGGAAGACTGTAGATGGTACTTGGACTCCGACCTCCTCACGGTGGCTTTGCCCGGGCTTTCGGCTGCGGCGTGTTCATCAGGGACTATCTCCTGGGGCTGGGCCCGTATGGTAGTCCGGCAATTGACCCGAGCAAGGGCTCGGCTACCCAGGATATCTTCTACCATTACAAGCTGGCGTTACACACCGCCTACGCTGAAGAGGCTGTTGACCGTGAGAATA
The genomic region above belongs to Dehalococcoidales bacterium and contains:
- a CDS encoding ArdC-like ssDNA-binding domain-containing protein, with amino-acid sequence MVIYRPLQDQMNDFMLFGMSILVMGFIAGITKSLVTDEPEPEKRYVPMTGTKKPAVTVVCPICGEVIAVPEYNSVTRSEALKRHIDKRHSTIGLRPQTLLIEGGERVPAEYRDLTVFLRDPLPEYSLMTLLPAVEVEAGEKKIDAVMKQLKAGVEGIQDSYQFRLFLTTMAKFHDYSIGNQILIMLQKPEATRVAGFNTWKDLGRWVKKGEKGIAILAPVLPPKPKLEEKEEEEELKKIELSPVYFKVVHVFDLSQTEGAELPEFEVPVLTGEVNEELFVRLMDRMKSRGIRVSFESRPHLEPGIKGFYTHGEIWVRPEEPRAQQLKTLVHEIAHYYSEDVFRIPRQDAETIAESAAYVVGAHYGFDTGVRSFPYVALWARDKKVLDQNLSSIRRVAGTILEELEKAG